One stretch of Labrus bergylta chromosome 24, fLabBer1.1, whole genome shotgun sequence DNA includes these proteins:
- the LOC109990157 gene encoding collagen alpha-1(VIII) chain isoform X2, producing MAAAPLRSLCLLITVYHLCSVHLVHAGAYYPHKQPPPQHQPLPQYNDGYPPQQQFMGNEMPHLPYGQTFNPRGAKGPPPLGPGGEGLREGPQGIQGPPGPTGPPGPQGPPGLPGQGLPGLPGKPGPPGPQGYPGIGKPGMPGLPGKPGGPGLHGPKGDLGPAGGEGPTGLPGPAGLPGPPGLPGISKPGSHGLPGQPGPLGEPGPKGLPGFPGVSGSKGDKGLGLPGLPGLKGPGGPPGPPGNVGIQGIGKPGMNGLPGQPGIPGKPGPSGEPGMAGLPGDRGQPGPPGLPGLGKPGTDGFRGQPGLSGGKGETGPPGLPGGPGLPGYGKPGFPGPKGHKGHAGLPGPPGLKGDKGHGGLPGVIGPNGPSGMPGPPGPIGLPGSIGFPGQKGEGGAWGLKGYPGTKGDLGPPGLPGQPGRSGEGGQPGQRGFQGPMGPKGEPGMRGLPGNPGGGGLPGSRGQGGQPGEKGHQGSQGIPGLMGPGGPIGPPGLPGPKGETGFPGKPGYPGEGKPGTPGHIGPQGNPGPSGPSGLPGQPGLPGPPGPPGLPSASPDMGQILPVSGPYSGQKQGWKKTKNEGEIGGVALEMPSFTAKLTNPFPRVGSPVIFDKLLHNGNQDYNPQTGIFTCSLPGIYYFAYHVHCKGANVWVALMKNNEPVMYTYDEYKKGLLDQASGSAVLPLRQGDSVHIQLPSDQASGLYAGQYVHSTFSGFLLYPM from the exons ATGGCAGCAGCTCCCCTCCGTTCTCTCTGTCTACTCATCACAGTATACCACCTGTGTTCAGTCCACCTGGTCCATGCTGGAGCGTATTATCCACACAAACAGCCGCCCCCACAGCACCAGCCGCTGCCACAATACAACGACGGTTATCCCCCTCAGCAACAGTTCATGGGGAATGAGATGCCGCACCTGCCTTACG GACAAACATTCAACCCCAGAGGGGCTAAAGGTCCCCCTCCTCTTGGTCCAGGTGGTGAAGGTCTCAGAGAAGGACCACAAGGAATTCAGGGACCACCAGGACCAACTGGACCACCAGGACCACAAGGCCCTCCTGGGCTACCAGGCCAGGGATTGCCAGGGCTGCCAGGAAAGCCAGGGCCTCCTGGTCCTCAAGGCTACCCTGGGATTGGAAAACCTGGCATGCCAGGATTGCCTGGAAAGCCTGGAGGACCAGGATTACATGGACCAAAAGGGGATCTTGGTCCTGCTGGTGGTGAAGGGCCAACTGGGCTTCCTGGGCCCGCAGGTCTCCCAGGTCCCCCTGGACTCCCTGGAATTTCAAAACCAGGAAGTCATGGGCTGCCTGGACAGCCAGGTCCTCTTGGGGAACCAGGCCCAAAAGGTCTACCTGGGTTCCCCGGTGTTTCAGGCTCAAAGGGAGACAAAGGGCTTGGTCTACCTGGTTTGCCAGGTTTAAAAGGACCTGGCGGACCACCTGGTCCACCTGGAAATGTTGGCATCCAGGGGATTGGTAAACCTGGCATGAATGGTCTCCCTGGTCAGCCAGGGATACCAGGAAAGCCAGGTCCTTCTGGAGAGCCTGGGATGGCAGGACTACCTGGTGATAGAGGTCAACCAGGACCGCCTGGCCTACCTGGACTTGGGAAACCAGGAACAGATGGTTTTAGAGGACAACCAGGGCTCTctggaggaaaaggagaaacaGGCCCTCCTGGTTTACCAGGGGGGCCAGGCTTGCCAGGATATGGTAAACCAGGATTTCCAGGACCTAAGGGTCACAAGGGTCATGCCGGTCTCCCTGGACCTCCAGGACTAAAGGGTGATAAAGGTCACGGAGGTCTTCCAGGAGTCATTGGCCCAAACGGTCCAAGCGGTATGCCTGGCCCACCTGGTCCAATAGGACTTCCAGGCAGTATCGGCTTTCCAGGACAAAAGGGGGAGGGTGGTGCTTGGGGACTTAAAGGGTACCCAGGAACGAAGGGGGACTTAGGCCCTCCTGGTCTCCCAGGTCAACCAGGTCGGTCAGGAGAAGGGGGACAACCAGGCCAAAGAGGTTTTCAAGGGCCTATGGGCCCCAAAGGAGAACCTGGTATGAGGGGTTTACCTGGAAACCCTGGTGGTGGAGGATTGCCTGGATCTAGAGGACAGGGGGGACAGCCTGGAGAGAAAGGCCACCAAGGATCACAGGGTATTCCAGGTCTTATGGGACCTGGGGGACCAATTGGACCTCCTGGGCTGCCAGGACCGAAAGGCGAAACAGGTTTCCCTGGTAAACCTGGATATCCTGGTGAGGGTAAGCCAGGGACCCCTGGTCATATTGGTCCTCAAGGTAACCCTGGTCCTAGTGGCCCTTCTGGACTTCCAGGGCAACCAGGACTACCTGGACCACCCGGTCCTCCAGGCCTCCCTTCAGCATCTCCAGACATGGGACAGATCCTCCCTGTGTCCGGCCCATACAGCGGACAGAAACAAGGCtggaagaagacaaagaatgaAGGCGAGATTGGAGGAGTCGCCCTGGAGATGCCTTCGTTCACGGCTAAGCTCACAAACCCGTTCCCTCGTGTCGGCTCCCCCGTCATCTTTGACAAACTCCTACACAACGGCAACCAAGACTACAATCCCCAGACTGGTATCTTCACCTGCAGCTTACCAGGGATCTACTACTTTGCCTACCACGTCCACTGCAAAGGAGCAAATGTATGGGTGGCACTGATGAAGAACAATGAGCCGGTGATGTACACATATGACGAGTACAAGAAGGGCTTACTGGATCAGGCATCGGGGAGTGCTGTACTACCTTTGCGACAAGGAgactctgtgcatatacagctGCCATCCGACCAGGCTTCAGGACTCTACGCTGGTCAATATGTCCACTCCACATTCTCTGGTTTCTTGTTGTACCCAATGTAA
- the LOC109990157 gene encoding collagen alpha-1(VIII) chain isoform X1: MAAAPLRSLCLLITVYHLCSVHLVHAGAYYPHKQPPPQHQPLPQYNDGYPPQQQFMGNEMPHLPYGKEAPLLPQYGKELPQLPLHMGKERPLTEGKGQTFNPRGAKGPPPLGPGGEGLREGPQGIQGPPGPTGPPGPQGPPGLPGQGLPGLPGKPGPPGPQGYPGIGKPGMPGLPGKPGGPGLHGPKGDLGPAGGEGPTGLPGPAGLPGPPGLPGISKPGSHGLPGQPGPLGEPGPKGLPGFPGVSGSKGDKGLGLPGLPGLKGPGGPPGPPGNVGIQGIGKPGMNGLPGQPGIPGKPGPSGEPGMAGLPGDRGQPGPPGLPGLGKPGTDGFRGQPGLSGGKGETGPPGLPGGPGLPGYGKPGFPGPKGHKGHAGLPGPPGLKGDKGHGGLPGVIGPNGPSGMPGPPGPIGLPGSIGFPGQKGEGGAWGLKGYPGTKGDLGPPGLPGQPGRSGEGGQPGQRGFQGPMGPKGEPGMRGLPGNPGGGGLPGSRGQGGQPGEKGHQGSQGIPGLMGPGGPIGPPGLPGPKGETGFPGKPGYPGEGKPGTPGHIGPQGNPGPSGPSGLPGQPGLPGPPGPPGLPSASPDMGQILPVSGPYSGQKQGWKKTKNEGEIGGVALEMPSFTAKLTNPFPRVGSPVIFDKLLHNGNQDYNPQTGIFTCSLPGIYYFAYHVHCKGANVWVALMKNNEPVMYTYDEYKKGLLDQASGSAVLPLRQGDSVHIQLPSDQASGLYAGQYVHSTFSGFLLYPM; this comes from the exons ATGGCAGCAGCTCCCCTCCGTTCTCTCTGTCTACTCATCACAGTATACCACCTGTGTTCAGTCCACCTGGTCCATGCTGGAGCGTATTATCCACACAAACAGCCGCCCCCACAGCACCAGCCGCTGCCACAATACAACGACGGTTATCCCCCTCAGCAACAGTTCATGGGGAATGAGATGCCGCACCTGCCTTACGGTAAAGAAGCGCCATTACTGCCTCAGTACGGCAAAGAGCTTCCTCAGCTTCCTTTGCACATGGGCAAAGAGAGGCCACTAACTGAAGGCAAAG GACAAACATTCAACCCCAGAGGGGCTAAAGGTCCCCCTCCTCTTGGTCCAGGTGGTGAAGGTCTCAGAGAAGGACCACAAGGAATTCAGGGACCACCAGGACCAACTGGACCACCAGGACCACAAGGCCCTCCTGGGCTACCAGGCCAGGGATTGCCAGGGCTGCCAGGAAAGCCAGGGCCTCCTGGTCCTCAAGGCTACCCTGGGATTGGAAAACCTGGCATGCCAGGATTGCCTGGAAAGCCTGGAGGACCAGGATTACATGGACCAAAAGGGGATCTTGGTCCTGCTGGTGGTGAAGGGCCAACTGGGCTTCCTGGGCCCGCAGGTCTCCCAGGTCCCCCTGGACTCCCTGGAATTTCAAAACCAGGAAGTCATGGGCTGCCTGGACAGCCAGGTCCTCTTGGGGAACCAGGCCCAAAAGGTCTACCTGGGTTCCCCGGTGTTTCAGGCTCAAAGGGAGACAAAGGGCTTGGTCTACCTGGTTTGCCAGGTTTAAAAGGACCTGGCGGACCACCTGGTCCACCTGGAAATGTTGGCATCCAGGGGATTGGTAAACCTGGCATGAATGGTCTCCCTGGTCAGCCAGGGATACCAGGAAAGCCAGGTCCTTCTGGAGAGCCTGGGATGGCAGGACTACCTGGTGATAGAGGTCAACCAGGACCGCCTGGCCTACCTGGACTTGGGAAACCAGGAACAGATGGTTTTAGAGGACAACCAGGGCTCTctggaggaaaaggagaaacaGGCCCTCCTGGTTTACCAGGGGGGCCAGGCTTGCCAGGATATGGTAAACCAGGATTTCCAGGACCTAAGGGTCACAAGGGTCATGCCGGTCTCCCTGGACCTCCAGGACTAAAGGGTGATAAAGGTCACGGAGGTCTTCCAGGAGTCATTGGCCCAAACGGTCCAAGCGGTATGCCTGGCCCACCTGGTCCAATAGGACTTCCAGGCAGTATCGGCTTTCCAGGACAAAAGGGGGAGGGTGGTGCTTGGGGACTTAAAGGGTACCCAGGAACGAAGGGGGACTTAGGCCCTCCTGGTCTCCCAGGTCAACCAGGTCGGTCAGGAGAAGGGGGACAACCAGGCCAAAGAGGTTTTCAAGGGCCTATGGGCCCCAAAGGAGAACCTGGTATGAGGGGTTTACCTGGAAACCCTGGTGGTGGAGGATTGCCTGGATCTAGAGGACAGGGGGGACAGCCTGGAGAGAAAGGCCACCAAGGATCACAGGGTATTCCAGGTCTTATGGGACCTGGGGGACCAATTGGACCTCCTGGGCTGCCAGGACCGAAAGGCGAAACAGGTTTCCCTGGTAAACCTGGATATCCTGGTGAGGGTAAGCCAGGGACCCCTGGTCATATTGGTCCTCAAGGTAACCCTGGTCCTAGTGGCCCTTCTGGACTTCCAGGGCAACCAGGACTACCTGGACCACCCGGTCCTCCAGGCCTCCCTTCAGCATCTCCAGACATGGGACAGATCCTCCCTGTGTCCGGCCCATACAGCGGACAGAAACAAGGCtggaagaagacaaagaatgaAGGCGAGATTGGAGGAGTCGCCCTGGAGATGCCTTCGTTCACGGCTAAGCTCACAAACCCGTTCCCTCGTGTCGGCTCCCCCGTCATCTTTGACAAACTCCTACACAACGGCAACCAAGACTACAATCCCCAGACTGGTATCTTCACCTGCAGCTTACCAGGGATCTACTACTTTGCCTACCACGTCCACTGCAAAGGAGCAAATGTATGGGTGGCACTGATGAAGAACAATGAGCCGGTGATGTACACATATGACGAGTACAAGAAGGGCTTACTGGATCAGGCATCGGGGAGTGCTGTACTACCTTTGCGACAAGGAgactctgtgcatatacagctGCCATCCGACCAGGCTTCAGGACTCTACGCTGGTCAATATGTCCACTCCACATTCTCTGGTTTCTTGTTGTACCCAATGTAA